From the genome of Malus sylvestris chromosome 13, drMalSylv7.2, whole genome shotgun sequence:
aaggggtaaatgcaaagcttaacctttggagagaagtgttggaatctaaaggtcttcgcctaagccgatcaaagacagaatatatagagtgcaagttcagtgcaaatggaggccaaaacgagttaggggtgaggatcagagatcaagaaataccaaagagcgaccgttttcgctacctaggatctatcttgcaaaggaatggagaattagatggagatctcaaccatagaataagctggatggatgaagtggaagagtgcatccggcgtgttgtgtgaccgccgtatgccactgaagctcaagggaaaattttataggacgacaataaggccggcgatgctgtatggcacagaatgttgggcggtgaaacatcaacacgtacacaaaatgggtgtagcggagatgaggatgcttcgttggatgtgtgggcacacgagaaaggataagattaggaatgaggatatccggggtaaagtaggagtagccgaaattgaaggaaagataagagaaaatcggttacggtggtttggacatgtgcaaagaaggcctactgacgctccgattagaagatgcgactatgggacagaggttcagggccgaaggggtagaggaagacctaggaaaactttggaagagactctaagaaaagacctagagtacttggatctaacgaaggacatgacacaggatcgagcacaatggcgttctaagattcatatagccgatcccactcagtgacttggattttccaagtctccaaccgagaagttttcctcactcgggaaattaagggaacactaccccaacttACATGCTCCActctgaaagcttcaacatacaagcttcaacaaaagaaaattcaaagaacttagcgaagaaggctttggtgtatttaacacaatacgttgaaatgaaggaaagcttatttattgatatccccgataagctacaaatatgtacatatacatgagtcaaaataaacacacaagagggagccttcacaaaggttgcttaggagaagtctcagcagtcggtagagccccagaaagagaaggcaccggagggggatcatttggagcctcagtactggacagaaccctagaaggaggaggcatcagaagttgatcatttggagcttcattacgcggtacatccccagaagacgaaggcaataaatgcctttggaacaaacccacaaatctctgatgatcaagtaaaacctgaccatcagtttccttcatctggtcaagcttcctcttcatgtttgtagcatagtcatgtgcgagccggtgcaactgtttattctcatgcttgagccctctaatctcctgtttgagactcatcacttcagccgccaatgattcaacttggcgggttcgagcaaataggcgttgggccatattagacacagaacctgcacactgaacactgagagccagcgaatccttaacagctaactcatcagaccgtttggaaagtagtctgttatctttgggagtgagaaagttcctggccaccaccgcagcggtcatatcattcttcatcacggaatccccaacggtaagaggaccagtaggggagacgaaggatgggcgccatatgttgtctggagaaggcggggctgcctcttcaacaaggttcaagtcaaaacgacggtcagaggggccagacattttcaaaggtgttgaagagagaagaggtcggacaaatcaagatcttagaagtgcaagaatgaagcttctactggtggagattcaagtgtgctttggaacttaatgccagcccctataaaaatctgcactcgacggagcttcagaaatcgaagag
Proteins encoded in this window:
- the LOC126597797 gene encoding uncharacterized protein LOC126597797 yields the protein MSGPSDRRFDLNLVEEAAPPSPDNIWRPSFVSPTGPLTVGDSVMKNDMTAAVVARNFLTPKDNRLLSKRSDELAVKDSLALSVQCAGSVSNMAQRLFARTRQVESLAAEVMSLKQEIRGLKHENKQLHRLAHDYATNMKRKLDQMKETDGQVLLDHQRFVGLFQRHLLPSSSGDVPRNEAPNDQLLMPPPSRVLSSTEAPNDPPPVPSLSGALPTAETSPKQPL